The Neisseria subflava genomic interval CCCGCCGCATCCACCCTAAACGCAGTGATTTCTCGGGTATCAACAAAGACAAATACACCGCGCAGCTCTATCGAGGCAAACCTTTCTATGGTACAGACTACGACATTCCGAAAAGCGTGTTCGCGCTTGAACGCATCACGCTAAACGGTCAAGCGGTTCCCGCTGCCGAACTGCAAGGACTGTTCTCGCCCGATTTTGCCGCCACTGCACGCGGCAGCAATGTGTATGAAAAATGGGAAGCCTATTACCGCGACAGCGATAAGACACTTTATCTGTTCGGCAGACAAGGTTCGGACGGCAATCCTTTCGATGTCTGCTTTATATTTAAGGACGGCAAATTCCAGCGCCGTTATTTGTGGGATGCTGCGCTATAAATATCACTCGAAAAGGTCGTCTGAAACCATGATTCAAATCCAATCCCTCTCCCACCGTTATCCCAAAGCCGAAACTGCCGCGCTGGACAATGTGTCGTTCGATATTGCCGACGGCGAATGTTTGGGGCTGCTCGGCCACAACGGTGCGGGGAAAACAACGCTGATGTCGCTTTTGGCAGGCTTGCAGGAAGTACGGCAGGGCGAAATTTTGTTTGACGGTAAACCGTTGCGCCTGTTGAGCCGCAGCGAGCGGCAGAAAATCGGTTTGGTGCCGCAGGATTTTGCGTTTTATCCGCAGCTTTCGGTGTGGGACAATCTGCTGTTTTTCGCCTCACTTTACAAAGTGCGCGGCAAAGGTCGTCTGAACGCGCTGTTGGAACAGACCGACCTGACCGCCCACAAAAACAAGGCGGCGAAGCATCTTTCGGGCGGGCTTAAACGTCGTCTGAATTTTGCCATCGGTCTGATTAACACGCCGCAACTGGTATTCCTTGACGAAATCACGGTCGGCATCGACCCGCAGTCGCGCCGCTTTATCCTCGACAGCGTGGCGGATTTGACGCGGCAAGGGGTAACGGTGGTTTACACCTCGCACTATCTGTCGGAAATCGAACAGCTTTGCGGCAAAATCGCGCTGCTGCAACATGGCAAACTGGTGTATCACGGCGGTTTGGACGAGCTTTTAAGCACGCAAACCGGTGTCGTGCGCTTTACCGTCGAACCGCCGCTACCGCCTCAAACGCTGGCCGCTTTGGGTGCTAAGCGAGTGGACAGCCACGGCATGATGGAAACCACATACGATGCCGCCGCCGTTTACGCCGCCCTGCAAGAAAGCGGAGCGAAAATCCGCTACTTCCAGCAGGGACACGGTTCGCTGGAAACGTTTTACCTTGATTTCCTGCGCAAAGACGAGCCAGCAACAGATAAGCAAAATCCACAATGACAACCTCTTCCCTCCTCAAAGAACTCAAACTGCTCTGCCGCGACCTGCACGGTTTGGCCGTGTTGTTTGTGATGCCCATCGCCTTCATGCTGATTATGTCGTTGGCGCTGAGCCGCGACCAAGATCCGCACACCGACAGCCGCATCGCGCTGGTCGGCGCGGCAGACGACAACGTCAATACCGCGCTGGCCGCCGCGCTGGAAAAAGAGCAGATTCATGTTACGCGGATGTCGTCTGAAAAACTGACCGACGCGCAAAACGGCCTGCACGACAAGCGTTTCCAACTGGTGCTGCACAACCCGAACCCCGCTTCCGGCAAAATCGCCGACAACAAAGCCTTGCAAATCTATGTACCGCCCGATACCGAGCCTTCATGGCTGGCGGCGGTCAAAGGCGTTTTGCAGCAGCATTACACCCAAACGCGGCTGGACGCCTATTTCGACAGCAACGACGGCATCAAAATCGACAATAAAAAACTGCCCCGTTCCATCCGCAAAGACATCCAGAAAAAAGTCGATGAAAAAAACGACGAACAATTCGCCGCAGTGCAAACCTTTTTAGATAAAAAAATGCTGGAAGAACACTATCTGAGCGCAGGCAGCGGCACGGTGGAAAAACCCAACGCCGTACAGCACAGCGTACCCGCATGGCTGATTTTCGGTATGTTTTTCATCATGATACCGCTGTCGAACGTCATGGCGCTGGAACGCCAGACCAACACCATCACCCGCCTGCGTCTCGCCCGCGCCTCCGCATCCGGTCTGATTGCCGCCAAACTCGTCCCCTATTTCCTGATTAACCAGCTTCAGTTTGTCGGAATGCTGCTGCTCGGCCGTTACCTGCTGCCCGAAATCGGCGTGCCCGCCCTCATACTCAACGGCAGCCTTGTTCCCTACGCGCTGCTGTCCGCCGCCGTCAGCGCCGCCGCACTCGGCTACGCGCTTTTGGTCAGCGTCTGCGCCAAATCCACCGAACACGCCGTCGTCCTCGGCGGCGGCGGCATCATCCTGATGGCGGCAATCGGTGGCATTATGGTACCCGCCCACGTCATGCCCGAAACCATGCAGCAACTCACTTGGATTTCCCCAATGGCTTGGGGCTTAAAGGCTTTTCAAGAACTGCTGCTCAACCGCAGCGGACTGGACGGAATCGGCCGTTATCTGCTTTTACTGTCAGCATTCTCTTGTGCCACGCTGACTGCTGCCGTATTGGTTTATCGTAGGCAGTTGCAGACGCAGGTAAGGTTTTAAACGTTTGTCTGCCCTAGGTAGACAAACTTATTTCTCAAAACCATTCCTATAAAACTTCAGGCCGTCTGAAAGATATTTTCAGACGACCTGATGCTTGATGTGCTATGGATTGTTTCAATAACAAAATATTTTCAACAAAATCCTAAAATCCAAACGTAAAAAAACCTGCTTTTTTCAAAGCAGGTTTTTATATTTGGTGGGTCGTGAGCGATTCGAACGCTCGACCAACGGATTAAAAGTCCGCTGCTCTACCGACTGAGCTAACGACCCGATAAGCTGTGCATTATAGAGATAGTGCACACAGCTGTCAACACCTTTTTTAAACTTTTTTATTCGACGACGATTTTCGGGAAGCGGCTGCTGAAGTCTTTGCCTTTATCGGCAATGGCCAGTGCAATTTGGAAGGCGGCTTCGGTGTAGATGTCGGCGATGGTTTGGTTGTTTTCAAATAAGGCCGAAGATGTACCGCTGTCCATGGCTTCGCGTACAGGCAGGCTCAACGGAAGCTGGCCGAGCAATGGTACGTTCAAACGCTCTGCCAGGTTTTTACCGCCTTCTGCGCCAAAGATTGCTTCGGCATGGCCGCAGTTGGAGCAGATATGGACAGACATATTTTCCAAAACACCCAAAATCGGGATATTGACTTTGTTGAACATATCCACGGCTTTGCGTGCATCAATCAGGGCGATGTCTTGCGGCGTGGTGACGACAACGGAGCCGGTTACGGGGATTTTTTGCGACAGGGTCAATTGGATATCGCCGGTACCGGGCGGCAGGTCGATGAAGAGATAATCGACATTATCCCACTCGCTTTGGAACATCAGCTGTTGCAAGGCTTGGCTGACCATCGGGCCGCGCCAAACGACGGCTTGGTCGGTATCGACCAGGAAACCGATGGACATCACTTGAATGCCGCTTTCGGCTTCAACGGGAATGAGTTTTTTGTTTTGTTGATCGGGTTTGCGGTCTTGCACGCCGAGCATGGTGGGCTGGCTTGGGCCGTACAGGTCGGCATCAAGTACGCCGACGCGCGCGCCCATTCTGGCCATTGCGGTGGCAAGGTTGGCTGTGGTCGTTGATTTGCCGACGCCGCCTTTGCCCGATGCAACAGCGATGATGTTTTTCACGCCTTTGATGGTTGCTACGCCGGGTTGAACTTTATGCGTACCGATTTCGGTATCGATACTCAAGTGAATGTGGGTATCGCCGGTATGCGAAATGACGGCTTCTTGGAGGGCGTTAGCAATGTCTGCGGCAATATGGGCAACTGGGAACGCGAATTTCAGGCCGATATGCAGGCCGTCTGAACGTTCTTCAAGGAGTGTAACGGCTTTTTCGCTGCCTAAGGTGCGCATTGTATGGGGAATCAATACGGCATCGAGTGCGGTTCGGATGGCTGGGATATTCATAATCTGCCTCTTGAATGTGGGAAATTGTTTATGTGCGCGATTTGTCGTGCGACAAATCTGCCGAATTATACCCTTGAACGCCACGCAAGGGATACGCCCGAAAAACTTCAGGCTGCCTGAAACATCGGGCAGCCTGAAAAAAGGGTCAACTAAAACGCGGCCTTATTCGCTCAAGAGCGCAATGTCGGCAACTGCGTTCATTTGTTCTGCCAAGCGGTTCAGCAAGTTCAAACGGTTTTGTTTTACGGCGGGGTCTTCCGCCATCACCATTACGCCGTCGAAGAAGGCATCGACTTGCGGTTTGACGGAAGCCAGTTCGGACAAGGCCGTCTGAAAATTGCCATCGGCAACAGCGGCGGCGATTTTCGGCTGCAAGCCTTGTGCGGCGGCATACAGGGCTTTTTCTTCGTCCTGTTGCAGCAGGCTTTCATTGACTTCGCCCAACGCGGTATCGGCTTTTTTCAGCAGGTTTTGCACGCGTTTGTTGGCGGCAGCGAGCGCGGCGGCTTCGGGCAGTTGTTTGAACGCGGCAACGGCTTGCAGTTTGGCGGTCAAATCGTCCAAACGGCTCGGCTGTTTGGCGAGTACGGCGGCAACGATGTCTTGCGGATAGTCGTTTTGTAGCAATACGGCAAGGCGCGCCTGCATGAAGTCGGTGGTTTCAGACGGCGTTTTCTCGTTGAGCAAACCTTTGGGGAAGCTGTCGAAGGTCGTCTGAATCAGCTCGTTCACGTCCAAGCCATACTGCATCAGCATCCGCAGGATACCCAAGGCGGCGCGGCGCAGGGCGTAGGGGTCTTTGTCGCCGGTCGGAATCAGACCGATGCCCCAAATGCCGACCAAGGTTTCCAGTTTATCAGCCAGCGCAACGGCAGTGGCGGTTTTACTTTCAGGTAGCCTATCGCCGGCAAAGCGCGGCTGGTAGTGCTGCTCGACGGCTTCGGCGATTTCTTTGGTTTCGCCGTCCAAGCGGGCATAGTATTTGCCCATCGTGCCTTGCAGTTCGGGGAACTCGCCGACCATTTCGGTAACCAAGTCGGCTTTCGCCAAACGCGCGGCGCGTTCGGCTGCAGCAGCGTCCGCGTCCAAAGCTTTCGCAATGTGGGCGGCGATGCTTTGCAGGCGTTCGATGCGTTCGGCTTGCGAACCGATTTTGTTGTGGTACACCACGTTCGCCAGTTTGGGCAGGCGGCTTTCCAAAGTCGCTTTTTGGTCTTGTTTGTAGAAGAACTCGGCATCAGACAAGCGTGCGCGCAAAACGCGTTCATTGCCCTGGATGATGTGCGACGGGTCTTCGGTTTGCAGGTTGGAGACCAACAGGAAGCGGTTCATCAGCTTGCCGTTTTGGTCGAGCAGCGGGAAGTATTTTTGGTTTTGCTGCATGGTCAGAATCAAGCATTCTTGCGGCACAGCGAGGAAATGTTCTTCAAAACCGGCTTCCAAAACAACGGGGTATTCGACCAGCGCGGTAACTTCGTCCAACAGGGCTTCATCGGCGGCTACGGTGGCTTTCAGACGACCTGCCTGCTCGTTTAAGGCCGTCTGAATGGCGGCTTTGCGCTCGGTAAACGAAGCGACGACTTTGCCTTGCTCGAGCATTTGTGCGGCGTAGCTGTCGGCGTTTTCAATGGCGATTTCTCCGTTGGAAAGGAAGCGGTGTCCCAAGGTTTGATTGCCACTTTGCAGACCCAAAACGCTGACGTTTACGATGTTGCTGCCGTGCAGCACAATCAGCCCGTGGACGGGACGCACGAAGGTAAACGTGCTGCTGCCCCAACGCATCACTTTCGGAATCGGCAGTTTCTTAACCGCTTGATTGATAATGTCTTCCAAAAGTTCACCCAACGGTTTGCCGGTTTGGACGTATTCGTAGGCGTACACATCCTGCTTGCCGTCGTGGACGATGGTCAAGTCTTCGATTTTCGCCCCAGCACCACGCGCGAAACCTTCCAAAGCTTTGGTCGGCGCACCGTCTTTCATGGCATTCGCCACGGCAGGGCCTTTTTTCACGATTTTCTGATCGGCTTGAACGGCTTTCACGTTTTTGATTTGAACGGCCAAACGGCGCGGCGAGGCGTAGGCGGTAAATTCGGCTTCGCCGTCAATCAGTTGCGCTTTTTCCAAGCCTTCGGCAACAGAAGCGGCGAAGTGGTTGCCTAAATTATTCAGGGCTTTTGGCGGGAGTTCTTCAGTGAGAAGTTCGATTAAAAGGGTTTGGGTTGTCATGTGCTTATCGTTAAATAGGAAATTGGTTTGGCGTCTGAATACGGCATCATGCGGTTTTCAGACGCAAGGTTAATTGAATTGACGGCGATTTTATCATTTTCAGACGGCCTGTGGCTGTCTTTCACAAACAATTTGCCCGATTTTCAAGCACAACGTCCGCCACGGCTTCAATTTGCGGCGCGGATATACTGCAAGCCGCTGATTTCGTCTGATTCGGGAATGTCGCTTCCGGCAAACAGCGCACCGGCCAAACGCACGGCCGCACCGGTAACAGCAGGAGAAATCATAAAACCGTGGCGGAACAGGCCGTTGACTTCAATCAGGCGACGTTCGCGGTTGAAGCGGATTTCGGGGTTGTGGTGGTTTAAAGTCGGGCGCAAGCCGGTGGCCAGTTCCAAAAGGTTTGCCTCGCCAAATGCCGGATGCACGGCATACAGTGCGGACAAAAGTTCCAAACCGGAACGCACGCTGGCCGGCGCTTGGCTTTCGCTTTCGATTTGGGTCGCACCAATCACAAAAATATGGTTTTCCTTCGGCGCGATATACAAAGGATAGCGCGGATGCAGCAGACGCACGGGGCGGGACAACTCGATTTCGGGTGCGTAAACGCGTGCCACTTCGCCGCGTATGCCGCGCAAAACGCTTTCAGACGGCCTGTTCCACGCGCTCTTTGCACCATAACCGCGGCAGTCGATGACCCAATCGTATTGCGCCGCCAAATCTTCGACTTCGCGTTCGCACGACCAATGGCACGCCACATTCATTGATTCCAAAGCATCGGCAAGCGCATTCAATACTTGACGTCCGTCCAACTGCCCTTCCGTCGGCAGATACAGGCCGTCTGAAAACCTCCCGGCCAGTTGCGGCTCGTTTGCCGCGATTTCATCCGCGTTCCAACGTATGGTTTCATGTTCTGCCACGCCGCCGCGCTTCAAATGACGGGCAAACTCGGCAGAAAGCGGCTTGTCCTGCGTGTGCCAAACAATCAGGCTGCCGTTTTCCTGCATCATCACCGGCGTATTCAGACGGCCGACAATCGCGCGCCAAAGCGCAATACTTTGTTTGCCCAAACGAATGACTTCGGGCGTTGCCTCCACCGCTTCTGCAGACGGCGCCAACATGGCCGCGGCAACATAAGCGGCGGCTTGTTCGCCGTTGCGTTCACCTTTCTCAAACAACTCGACCGAAATATCCTGTTCTGCCAATTGGAACGCCATCAGACGGCCAGAAAGACCACCACCGAGTACCGCAACCTTAGACATCAGTTTCTCCTTGTTTTTAATATCTAAATAAGCAGCATATTTTAGAACTTGTTTTGCTGTATCACAATATCGACAGAAAATGAGAACAGTTTTTGCAAATCATGCTTAAGCTAAATCAGTACTACGTAAACAAAAAATCTTCCTTACATAAAACCTACTATAATGTCATCTTTTGACATATTCACATTCACTCAGCTTCATTGCACCTGTTGATTGGCTTTGATGCACCCATTTGATTTTATAAGGAATAATGATGAAAAGCTTGGGCAGTACTTTATTTATCCTCGGCATAAAGGTAAGAACATGCAAGAACTAGAACAAGAAAATAGTAAAAAACAGGAAGTAGCAGACAACGTTGCCATGACCAAGTTGCAAGATGTGTTCAATCTTGCACATGACCAAGCTCATCCTGACAAAATCGATTCCGTCATTCGTGCCAATACTCGGGTGTCCGGAACCAATATGTGGGTATTGATATTTGCCATTGCTGTGGCGAGTATCGGTCTGAATGTCAACAGCACGGCGGTAGTGATCGGCGCAATGTTGATTTCGCCGTTGATGGGGCCGATAGTCGGTATGGGTTATGGTTTGGCGGTCGGCGATACTACGCTGATCCGCCAAGCGGCACGCAATATTATTATATTTGTCGTCATCAGCTTGATTACCGCTACGTTGTATTTCCTGTTAACCCCGCTTAAAGAGGCGCAAAGTGAGCTTTTGGCGCGTACTCAGCCGACTCTTTGGGATGTGTTGATTGCCTTCTTCGGCGGTAGTGCGGGCATTGTGGCGCAGACCCGAAAAGAAGGAGGCAATGCCATACCGGGTGTGGCGATTGCGACCGCATTGATGCCGCCACTGTGTACCGCGGGCTACGGACTGGCTCATGGCAACTGGCAATATTTTTTCGGCGCTTTTTATCTGTTTGCCATCAACTGCGTGTTCATCGCTTTTTCGACCTTGTTGTTTTCCAAGCTGCTCAAGCTGCCGCGCAGGGGGTTGGTAACGGAATCTAAACGCCGGTTGCAAAGTATCATTATTACCGCCGTCGTACTGGCTGTGATGATTCCGAGCGGCTATATGGCATCAGGACTGGTGCGTCAGGAGATCTTCAACACCAAAGCCAATTCCGCCATTGCCACCGCACAGCAACAGGAAGGTTTTTTCGTGCTGCGTAAGATTTTGAACCACAGAGAAAATATGGTCGGTCTGATTGTCAACGGAACGGGCAATGCTGAGAAAATTTCTGCCTTATTGGTGAAGAGCCTTGAAGTGTCAGGTGTGAAAGCGCCGAAGGTCAACGTGGTCTATGCGGGAGGGGACGATGCTAAAATCGAAGAATTGCTGGCAAGCCGAAACAACTCGGCGCAGCAGCAAAATGAGTTGAAAGAGCAACAAGCCTACATAGATACCGTGCTTGCAGGTAAAACTGCCGGTGCTGACGATGCTGCGGTACTCAAGGAATTAAAAGCCCAATATCCGGAAGCGGAAAAAATCGTTGTCGGACGTGGCTTGGTTTGGGAGAAAGCGCAAACGGCACCCACTACACAGGAGCAGCCTGAAAGCAGTCAAAACAAACAGGCAGACATAAGTAACGATATTGTCGTGGTCTCGCTCGAATTTAAGGAGCCTCTGCCTGCCAAAGATCACGAACGCTTACAGGCGTGGTTGAACCAGCGTTATGAAGGTACAGCGGTGCGCTTGTTAGTCAATGCTAAAGTTTTGGACAAATAGCCATTCTCCAAAATATTTGGGGCTAACGTAGATTAGCTCTAAATTCGACACCAATCCCGCAGGATTTTAAACCGTTGAGACGGTATGCCGAAGTTAAACCGAAATTCGCATTCTTTCAAGAACAGCGGAAAAGATTTGCGATCGATTTGGCATTCGGTTTGAATTATATGAACGCGGTACCAAAAGTTTTGGCCTGGATTTACGAATGGGTCGAAGATACCGCCCTATGGATTAAA includes:
- a CDS encoding FAD-dependent oxidoreductase, which translates into the protein MSKVAVLGGGLSGRLMAFQLAEQDISVELFEKGERNGEQAAAYVAAAMLAPSAEAVEATPEVIRLGKQSIALWRAIVGRLNTPVMMQENGSLIVWHTQDKPLSAEFARHLKRGGVAEHETIRWNADEIAANEPQLAGRFSDGLYLPTEGQLDGRQVLNALADALESMNVACHWSCEREVEDLAAQYDWVIDCRGYGAKSAWNRPSESVLRGIRGEVARVYAPEIELSRPVRLLHPRYPLYIAPKENHIFVIGATQIESESQAPASVRSGLELLSALYAVHPAFGEANLLELATGLRPTLNHHNPEIRFNRERRLIEVNGLFRHGFMISPAVTGAAVRLAGALFAGSDIPESDEISGLQYIRAAN
- the apbC gene encoding iron-sulfur cluster carrier protein ApbC: MNIPAIRTALDAVLIPHTMRTLGSEKAVTLLEERSDGLHIGLKFAFPVAHIAADIANALQEAVISHTGDTHIHLSIDTEIGTHKVQPGVATIKGVKNIIAVASGKGGVGKSTTTANLATAMARMGARVGVLDADLYGPSQPTMLGVQDRKPDQQNKKLIPVEAESGIQVMSIGFLVDTDQAVVWRGPMVSQALQQLMFQSEWDNVDYLFIDLPPGTGDIQLTLSQKIPVTGSVVVTTPQDIALIDARKAVDMFNKVNIPILGVLENMSVHICSNCGHAEAIFGAEGGKNLAERLNVPLLGQLPLSLPVREAMDSGTSSALFENNQTIADIYTEAAFQIALAIADKGKDFSSRFPKIVVE
- a CDS encoding SH3 domain-containing protein, which translates into the protein MRYLATVLLLCSALTHAAPPNGFALVHDADGHTNLRKSPNLNAKVLAKIPNGTPLECLGDGGEGSLSFCTAQLQQPAAEDYGFIHYSRLIFPASDKNFVRLREQSGRDDTLTLSGNGQKVHIVARRIHPKRSDFSGINKDKYTAQLYRGKPFYGTDYDIPKSVFALERITLNGQAVPAAELQGLFSPDFAATARGSNVYEKWEAYYRDSDKTLYLFGRQGSDGNPFDVCFIFKDGKFQRRYLWDAAL
- the glyS gene encoding glycine--tRNA ligase subunit beta — encoded protein: MTTQTLLIELLTEELPPKALNNLGNHFAASVAEGLEKAQLIDGEAEFTAYASPRRLAVQIKNVKAVQADQKIVKKGPAVANAMKDGAPTKALEGFARGAGAKIEDLTIVHDGKQDVYAYEYVQTGKPLGELLEDIINQAVKKLPIPKVMRWGSSTFTFVRPVHGLIVLHGSNIVNVSVLGLQSGNQTLGHRFLSNGEIAIENADSYAAQMLEQGKVVASFTERKAAIQTALNEQAGRLKATVAADEALLDEVTALVEYPVVLEAGFEEHFLAVPQECLILTMQQNQKYFPLLDQNGKLMNRFLLVSNLQTEDPSHIIQGNERVLRARLSDAEFFYKQDQKATLESRLPKLANVVYHNKIGSQAERIERLQSIAAHIAKALDADAAAAERAARLAKADLVTEMVGEFPELQGTMGKYYARLDGETKEIAEAVEQHYQPRFAGDRLPESKTATAVALADKLETLVGIWGIGLIPTGDKDPYALRRAALGILRMLMQYGLDVNELIQTTFDSFPKGLLNEKTPSETTDFMQARLAVLLQNDYPQDIVAAVLAKQPSRLDDLTAKLQAVAAFKQLPEAAALAAANKRVQNLLKKADTALGEVNESLLQQDEEKALYAAAQGLQPKIAAAVADGNFQTALSELASVKPQVDAFFDGVMVMAEDPAVKQNRLNLLNRLAEQMNAVADIALLSE
- a CDS encoding TIGR00341 family protein, which encodes MQELEQENSKKQEVADNVAMTKLQDVFNLAHDQAHPDKIDSVIRANTRVSGTNMWVLIFAIAVASIGLNVNSTAVVIGAMLISPLMGPIVGMGYGLAVGDTTLIRQAARNIIIFVVISLITATLYFLLTPLKEAQSELLARTQPTLWDVLIAFFGGSAGIVAQTRKEGGNAIPGVAIATALMPPLCTAGYGLAHGNWQYFFGAFYLFAINCVFIAFSTLLFSKLLKLPRRGLVTESKRRLQSIIITAVVLAVMIPSGYMASGLVRQEIFNTKANSAIATAQQQEGFFVLRKILNHRENMVGLIVNGTGNAEKISALLVKSLEVSGVKAPKVNVVYAGGDDAKIEELLASRNNSAQQQNELKEQQAYIDTVLAGKTAGADDAAVLKELKAQYPEAEKIVVGRGLVWEKAQTAPTTQEQPESSQNKQADISNDIVVVSLEFKEPLPAKDHERLQAWLNQRYEGTAVRLLVNAKVLDK
- a CDS encoding ABC transporter permease, with product MTTSSLLKELKLLCRDLHGLAVLFVMPIAFMLIMSLALSRDQDPHTDSRIALVGAADDNVNTALAAALEKEQIHVTRMSSEKLTDAQNGLHDKRFQLVLHNPNPASGKIADNKALQIYVPPDTEPSWLAAVKGVLQQHYTQTRLDAYFDSNDGIKIDNKKLPRSIRKDIQKKVDEKNDEQFAAVQTFLDKKMLEEHYLSAGSGTVEKPNAVQHSVPAWLIFGMFFIMIPLSNVMALERQTNTITRLRLARASASGLIAAKLVPYFLINQLQFVGMLLLGRYLLPEIGVPALILNGSLVPYALLSAAVSAAALGYALLVSVCAKSTEHAVVLGGGGIILMAAIGGIMVPAHVMPETMQQLTWISPMAWGLKAFQELLLNRSGLDGIGRYLLLLSAFSCATLTAAVLVYRRQLQTQVRF
- a CDS encoding ABC transporter ATP-binding protein codes for the protein MIQIQSLSHRYPKAETAALDNVSFDIADGECLGLLGHNGAGKTTLMSLLAGLQEVRQGEILFDGKPLRLLSRSERQKIGLVPQDFAFYPQLSVWDNLLFFASLYKVRGKGRLNALLEQTDLTAHKNKAAKHLSGGLKRRLNFAIGLINTPQLVFLDEITVGIDPQSRRFILDSVADLTRQGVTVVYTSHYLSEIEQLCGKIALLQHGKLVYHGGLDELLSTQTGVVRFTVEPPLPPQTLAALGAKRVDSHGMMETTYDAAAVYAALQESGAKIRYFQQGHGSLETFYLDFLRKDEPATDKQNPQ